Proteins encoded within one genomic window of Macaca fascicularis isolate 582-1 chromosome 16, T2T-MFA8v1.1:
- the GUCY2D gene encoding retinal guanylyl cyclase 1 isoform X1 — MTACARRAGGLPDPRLCGPARWAPALPRLPRALPRLPLLLLLLLLQPPALSAVFTVGVLGPWACDPIFSRARADLAARLAAARLNRDPDLAGGPRFEVALLPEPCRTPGSLGAVSSALTRVSGLVGPVNPAACRPAELLAEEAGIALVPWGCPGTQAAGTTAPALTPAADALYALLRAFGWARVALVTAPQDLWVEAGHSLSTALRARGLPVASVTSMEPLDLSGAREALRKVRDGPRVTAVIMVMHSVLLGGEEQRYLLEAAEELGLTDGSLVFLPFDTVHYALSPGPEALAALANSSQLRRAHDAVLTLTRHCPSEGSVLDSLRRAQERRELPSDLNLQQVSPLFGTIYDAVFLLARGVAEARAAAGGRWVSGAAVARHVWDAQVPGFCGDLGGDEEPPFVLLDTDAVGDRLFATYMLDPTRGSLLSAGTPMHFPRGGSAPGPDPSCWFDPNNICGGGLEPGLVFLGFLLVVGMGLAGAFLAHYVRHQLLHIQMVSGPNKIILTVDDITFLHPHGGTSRKVAQGSRSSLAARSMSDVRSGPSQPTDSPNVGVYEGDRVWLKKFPGDQHIAIRPATKTAFSKLQELRHENVALYLGLFLAQGAEGPAALWEGNLAVVSEHCTRGSLQDLLAQREIKLDWMFKSSLLLDLIKGIRYLHHRGVAHGRLKSRNCIVDGRFVLKITDHGHGRLLEAQKVLPEPPRAEDQLWTAPELLRDPALERRGTLAGDVFSLAIIMQEVVCRSAPYAMLELTPEEVVQRVRSPPPLCRPLVSMDQAPVECIHLMKQCWAEQPELRPSMDHTFDLFKNINKGRKTNIIDSMLRMLEQYSSNLEDLIRERTEELELEKQKTDRLLTQMLPPSVAEALKTGTPVEPEYFEQVTLYFSDIVGFTTISAMSEPIEVVDLLNDLYTLFDAIIGSHDVYKVETIGDAYMVASGLPQRNGQRHAAEIANMSLDILSAVGTFRMRHMPEVPVRIRIGLHSGPCVAGVVGLTMPRYCLFGDTVNTASRMESTGLPYRIHVNLSTVGILRALDSGYQVELRGRTELKGKGAEDTFWLVGRRGFNKPIPKPPDLQPGSSNHGISLQEIPPERRRKLEKARPGQFS; from the exons ATGACCGCCTGCGCCCGCCGAGCGGGTGGGCTTCCGGACCCCAGGCTCTGCGGCCCCGCGCGGTGGGCTCCGGCCCTGCCCCGCCTCCCCCGGGCCCTGCCCCGGCTCccgctcctgctgctcctgctcctgctgcaGCCCCCCGCCCTCTCCGCGGTGTTCACGGTGGGCGTCCTGGGCCCCTGGGCTTGCGACCCCATCTTCTCCCGGGCCCGCGCGGACCTGGCAGCCCGCCTGGCCGCCGCCCGCCTGAACCGCGACCCGGACCTGGCCGGCGGCCCCCGCTTCGAGGTCGCGCTGCTGCCCGAGCCGTGCCGGACGCCGGGCTCTCTGGGGGCCGTGTCCTCCGCGCTGACCCGCGTGTCGGGTCTCGTGGGTCCGGTGAACCCTGCGGCCTGCCGGCCGGCCGAGCTGCTCGCCGAAGAAGCCGGGATCGCGCTGGTGCCCTGGGGCTGCCCCGGGACGCAGGCGGCGGGCACCACGGCCCCTGCCTTGACCCCCGCAGCGGACGCCCTCTACGCCCTGCTTCGCGCATTCGGCTGGGCGCGCGTGGCCCTGGTCACCGCCCCCCAGGACCTGTGGGTGGAGGCGGGACACTCACTGTCCACGGCACTCAGGGCCCGGGGCCTGCCCGTCGCCTCCGTGACTTCCATGGAGCCCTTGGACCTGTCTGGAGCCCGGGAGGCCCTGAGGAAGGTTCGGGACGGGCCCAGGGTCACAG CAGTGATCATGGTGATGCACTCGGTGCTGCTGGGCGGCGAGGAGCAGCGCTACCTCCTGGAGGCCGCGGAGGAACTGGGCCTGACCGATGGCTCCCTGGTCTTCCTGCCCTTCGACACAGTCCACTACGCCTTGTCCCCAGGCCCGGAGGCCTTAGCTGCACTCGCCAACAGCTCCCAGCTTCGCAGGGCCCATGATGCCGTGCTCACTCTCACGCGCCACTGTCCCTCTGAAGGCAGCGTGTTGGACAGCCTGCGCAGGGCCCAAGAGCGCCGCGAGCTGCCCTCTGACCTCAATCTGCAGCAG GTCTCTCCACTCTTTGGCACCATCTATGACGCGGTCTTCTTGCTGGCGAGGGGCGTGGCAGAAGCGCGGGCTGCCGCGGGTGGCAGATGGGTGTCCGGAGCAGCTGTGGCCCGCCACGTCTGGGATGCGCAGGTCCCTGGCTTCTGCGGGGACCTAGGAGGAGACGAGGAGCCTCCATTCGTGCTGCTAGACACGGACGCGGTGGGAGACCGGCTTTTTGCCACATACATGCTGGATCCTACCCGGGGCTCCCTTCTCTCCGCCGGGACCCCGATGCACTTCCCGCGTGGGGGATCAGCACCCGGACCTGACCCCTCGTGCTGGTTCGATCCAAACAACATCTGCGGTGGAG GACTGGAGCCGGGCCTCGTCTTTCTTGGCTTCCTCCTGGTGGTTGGGATGGGGCTGGCTGGGGCCTTCCTGGCCCATTATGTGAG GCACCAGCTACTTCACATTCAAATGGTCTCCGGTCCCAACAAGATCATCCTGACTGTGGACGACATCACCTTTCTCCACCCACATGGGGGCACCTCTCGAAag GTGGCCCAGGGGAGTCGATCAAGTCTGGCTGCCCGCAGTATGTCAGACGTTCGCAGTGGCCCCAGCCAACCCACGGACAGCCCCAACGTTGGCGTCTATGAG GGAGACAGGGTTTGGCTGAAGAAATTCCCAGGGGATCAGCACATAGCTATCCGCCCAGCAACCAAGACGGCCTTCTCCAAG CTCCAGGAGCTCCGGCATGAGAACGTGGCCCTCTACCTGGGGCTCTTCCTGGCTCAGGGAGCAGAAGGCCCTGCAGCCCTCTGGGAGGGCAACCTGGCTGTGGTCTCAGAGCACTGCACACGGGGCTCCCTCCAGGACCTCCTCGCTCAGAGAGAAATAAAGCTGGACTGGATGTTCAAGTCTTCCCTCCTGCTGGACCTTATCAAG GGAATAAGGTATCTGCACCATCGAGGCGTAGCTCATGGGCGGCTGAAGTCACGGAACTGTATAGTGGATGGCAGATTCGTACTCAAGATCACTGACCACGGCCACGGGAGACTGCTGGAAGCACAGAAGGTGCTACCGGAGCCTCCCAGAGCAGAGG acCAGCTGTGGACAGCCCCGGAGCTGCTTAGGGACCCGGCCCTGGAGCGCCGGGGAACGCTGGCTGGTGACGTCTTTAGCTTGGCCATCATCATGCAAGAAGTGGTGTGCCGCAGTGCCCCTTACGCCATGCTGGAGCTCACTCCCGAGG AAGTGGTGCAGAGGGTGCGGAGCCCCCCTCCACTGTGTCGACCCTTGGTGTCCATGGACCAGGCACCTGTCGAGTGTATCCACCTGATGAAGCAGTGCTGGGCAGAGCAGCCGGAACTTCGGCCCTCCATGGACCACACTTTCGACCTG TTCAAGAACATCAACAAGGGTCGGAAGACGAACATCATTGACTCGATGCTTCGGATGCTGGAGCAGTACTCCAGTAACCTGGAGGATCTGATCCGGGAGCGCACAGAGGAGCTGGAGCTGGAAAAGCAGAAGACAGACCGGCTGCTTACACAGATGCTGCCTCC GTCTGTGGCTGAGGCCTTGAAGACGGGGACACCAGTGGAGCCCGAATACTTTGAGCAAGTGACACTGTACTTCAGTGACATAGTGGGCTTCACCACCATCTCTGCCATGAGTGAGCCCATTGAGGTGGTGGACCTGCTCAACGACCTCTACACGCTGTTTGATGCCATCATTGGTTCCCACGATGTCTACAAG GTGGAGACAATAGGGGACGCCTATATGGTGGCCTCGGGGCTGCCCCAGAGGAATGGGCAGCGACACGCGGCAGAGATCGCCAACATGTCGCTGGACATCCTCAGTGCTGTGGGCACTTTCCGCATGCGCCATATGCCCGAGGTTCCTGTGCGCATTCGCATAGGCCTGCACTCAG GTCCATGCGTGGCAGGCGTGGTGGGCCTCACCATGCCACGGTACTGCCTGTTTGGGGACACGGTCAACACCGCCTCACGCATGGAGTCCACCGGGCTGC CTTACCGCATCCACGTGAACTTGAGCACCGTGGGGATTCTCCGTGCTCTGGACTCGGGCTACCAGGTGGAGCTGCGAGGCCGCACGGAGCTGAAG GGCAAGGGCGCCGAGGACACTTTCTGGCTAGTGGGCAGACGCGGCTTCAACAAGCCCATCCCCAAACCGCCTGACCTGCAACCGGG GTCCAGCAACCACGGCATCAGCCTGCAGGAGATCCCACCCGAGCGGCGACGGAAGCTGGAGAAGGCTCGGCCAGGCCAGTTCTCTTGA
- the GUCY2D gene encoding retinal guanylyl cyclase 1 isoform X2 — protein MTACARRAGGLPDPRLCGPARWAPALPRLPRALPRLPLLLLLLLLQPPALSAVFTVGVLGPWACDPIFSRARADLAARLAAARLNRDPDLAGGPRFEVALLPEPCRTPGSLGAVSSALTRVSGLVGPVNPAACRPAELLAEEAGIALVPWGCPGTQAAGTTAPALTPAADALYALLRAFGWARVALVTAPQDLWVEAGHSLSTALRARGLPVASVTSMEPLDLSGAREALRKVRDGPRVTVIMVMHSVLLGGEEQRYLLEAAEELGLTDGSLVFLPFDTVHYALSPGPEALAALANSSQLRRAHDAVLTLTRHCPSEGSVLDSLRRAQERRELPSDLNLQQVSPLFGTIYDAVFLLARGVAEARAAAGGRWVSGAAVARHVWDAQVPGFCGDLGGDEEPPFVLLDTDAVGDRLFATYMLDPTRGSLLSAGTPMHFPRGGSAPGPDPSCWFDPNNICGGGLEPGLVFLGFLLVVGMGLAGAFLAHYVRHQLLHIQMVSGPNKIILTVDDITFLHPHGGTSRKVAQGSRSSLAARSMSDVRSGPSQPTDSPNVGVYEGDRVWLKKFPGDQHIAIRPATKTAFSKLQELRHENVALYLGLFLAQGAEGPAALWEGNLAVVSEHCTRGSLQDLLAQREIKLDWMFKSSLLLDLIKGIRYLHHRGVAHGRLKSRNCIVDGRFVLKITDHGHGRLLEAQKVLPEPPRAEDQLWTAPELLRDPALERRGTLAGDVFSLAIIMQEVVCRSAPYAMLELTPEEVVQRVRSPPPLCRPLVSMDQAPVECIHLMKQCWAEQPELRPSMDHTFDLFKNINKGRKTNIIDSMLRMLEQYSSNLEDLIRERTEELELEKQKTDRLLTQMLPPSVAEALKTGTPVEPEYFEQVTLYFSDIVGFTTISAMSEPIEVVDLLNDLYTLFDAIIGSHDVYKVETIGDAYMVASGLPQRNGQRHAAEIANMSLDILSAVGTFRMRHMPEVPVRIRIGLHSGPCVAGVVGLTMPRYCLFGDTVNTASRMESTGLPYRIHVNLSTVGILRALDSGYQVELRGRTELKGKGAEDTFWLVGRRGFNKPIPKPPDLQPGSSNHGISLQEIPPERRRKLEKARPGQFS, from the exons ATGACCGCCTGCGCCCGCCGAGCGGGTGGGCTTCCGGACCCCAGGCTCTGCGGCCCCGCGCGGTGGGCTCCGGCCCTGCCCCGCCTCCCCCGGGCCCTGCCCCGGCTCccgctcctgctgctcctgctcctgctgcaGCCCCCCGCCCTCTCCGCGGTGTTCACGGTGGGCGTCCTGGGCCCCTGGGCTTGCGACCCCATCTTCTCCCGGGCCCGCGCGGACCTGGCAGCCCGCCTGGCCGCCGCCCGCCTGAACCGCGACCCGGACCTGGCCGGCGGCCCCCGCTTCGAGGTCGCGCTGCTGCCCGAGCCGTGCCGGACGCCGGGCTCTCTGGGGGCCGTGTCCTCCGCGCTGACCCGCGTGTCGGGTCTCGTGGGTCCGGTGAACCCTGCGGCCTGCCGGCCGGCCGAGCTGCTCGCCGAAGAAGCCGGGATCGCGCTGGTGCCCTGGGGCTGCCCCGGGACGCAGGCGGCGGGCACCACGGCCCCTGCCTTGACCCCCGCAGCGGACGCCCTCTACGCCCTGCTTCGCGCATTCGGCTGGGCGCGCGTGGCCCTGGTCACCGCCCCCCAGGACCTGTGGGTGGAGGCGGGACACTCACTGTCCACGGCACTCAGGGCCCGGGGCCTGCCCGTCGCCTCCGTGACTTCCATGGAGCCCTTGGACCTGTCTGGAGCCCGGGAGGCCCTGAGGAAGGTTCGGGACGGGCCCAGGGTCACAG TGATCATGGTGATGCACTCGGTGCTGCTGGGCGGCGAGGAGCAGCGCTACCTCCTGGAGGCCGCGGAGGAACTGGGCCTGACCGATGGCTCCCTGGTCTTCCTGCCCTTCGACACAGTCCACTACGCCTTGTCCCCAGGCCCGGAGGCCTTAGCTGCACTCGCCAACAGCTCCCAGCTTCGCAGGGCCCATGATGCCGTGCTCACTCTCACGCGCCACTGTCCCTCTGAAGGCAGCGTGTTGGACAGCCTGCGCAGGGCCCAAGAGCGCCGCGAGCTGCCCTCTGACCTCAATCTGCAGCAG GTCTCTCCACTCTTTGGCACCATCTATGACGCGGTCTTCTTGCTGGCGAGGGGCGTGGCAGAAGCGCGGGCTGCCGCGGGTGGCAGATGGGTGTCCGGAGCAGCTGTGGCCCGCCACGTCTGGGATGCGCAGGTCCCTGGCTTCTGCGGGGACCTAGGAGGAGACGAGGAGCCTCCATTCGTGCTGCTAGACACGGACGCGGTGGGAGACCGGCTTTTTGCCACATACATGCTGGATCCTACCCGGGGCTCCCTTCTCTCCGCCGGGACCCCGATGCACTTCCCGCGTGGGGGATCAGCACCCGGACCTGACCCCTCGTGCTGGTTCGATCCAAACAACATCTGCGGTGGAG GACTGGAGCCGGGCCTCGTCTTTCTTGGCTTCCTCCTGGTGGTTGGGATGGGGCTGGCTGGGGCCTTCCTGGCCCATTATGTGAG GCACCAGCTACTTCACATTCAAATGGTCTCCGGTCCCAACAAGATCATCCTGACTGTGGACGACATCACCTTTCTCCACCCACATGGGGGCACCTCTCGAAag GTGGCCCAGGGGAGTCGATCAAGTCTGGCTGCCCGCAGTATGTCAGACGTTCGCAGTGGCCCCAGCCAACCCACGGACAGCCCCAACGTTGGCGTCTATGAG GGAGACAGGGTTTGGCTGAAGAAATTCCCAGGGGATCAGCACATAGCTATCCGCCCAGCAACCAAGACGGCCTTCTCCAAG CTCCAGGAGCTCCGGCATGAGAACGTGGCCCTCTACCTGGGGCTCTTCCTGGCTCAGGGAGCAGAAGGCCCTGCAGCCCTCTGGGAGGGCAACCTGGCTGTGGTCTCAGAGCACTGCACACGGGGCTCCCTCCAGGACCTCCTCGCTCAGAGAGAAATAAAGCTGGACTGGATGTTCAAGTCTTCCCTCCTGCTGGACCTTATCAAG GGAATAAGGTATCTGCACCATCGAGGCGTAGCTCATGGGCGGCTGAAGTCACGGAACTGTATAGTGGATGGCAGATTCGTACTCAAGATCACTGACCACGGCCACGGGAGACTGCTGGAAGCACAGAAGGTGCTACCGGAGCCTCCCAGAGCAGAGG acCAGCTGTGGACAGCCCCGGAGCTGCTTAGGGACCCGGCCCTGGAGCGCCGGGGAACGCTGGCTGGTGACGTCTTTAGCTTGGCCATCATCATGCAAGAAGTGGTGTGCCGCAGTGCCCCTTACGCCATGCTGGAGCTCACTCCCGAGG AAGTGGTGCAGAGGGTGCGGAGCCCCCCTCCACTGTGTCGACCCTTGGTGTCCATGGACCAGGCACCTGTCGAGTGTATCCACCTGATGAAGCAGTGCTGGGCAGAGCAGCCGGAACTTCGGCCCTCCATGGACCACACTTTCGACCTG TTCAAGAACATCAACAAGGGTCGGAAGACGAACATCATTGACTCGATGCTTCGGATGCTGGAGCAGTACTCCAGTAACCTGGAGGATCTGATCCGGGAGCGCACAGAGGAGCTGGAGCTGGAAAAGCAGAAGACAGACCGGCTGCTTACACAGATGCTGCCTCC GTCTGTGGCTGAGGCCTTGAAGACGGGGACACCAGTGGAGCCCGAATACTTTGAGCAAGTGACACTGTACTTCAGTGACATAGTGGGCTTCACCACCATCTCTGCCATGAGTGAGCCCATTGAGGTGGTGGACCTGCTCAACGACCTCTACACGCTGTTTGATGCCATCATTGGTTCCCACGATGTCTACAAG GTGGAGACAATAGGGGACGCCTATATGGTGGCCTCGGGGCTGCCCCAGAGGAATGGGCAGCGACACGCGGCAGAGATCGCCAACATGTCGCTGGACATCCTCAGTGCTGTGGGCACTTTCCGCATGCGCCATATGCCCGAGGTTCCTGTGCGCATTCGCATAGGCCTGCACTCAG GTCCATGCGTGGCAGGCGTGGTGGGCCTCACCATGCCACGGTACTGCCTGTTTGGGGACACGGTCAACACCGCCTCACGCATGGAGTCCACCGGGCTGC CTTACCGCATCCACGTGAACTTGAGCACCGTGGGGATTCTCCGTGCTCTGGACTCGGGCTACCAGGTGGAGCTGCGAGGCCGCACGGAGCTGAAG GGCAAGGGCGCCGAGGACACTTTCTGGCTAGTGGGCAGACGCGGCTTCAACAAGCCCATCCCCAAACCGCCTGACCTGCAACCGGG GTCCAGCAACCACGGCATCAGCCTGCAGGAGATCCCACCCGAGCGGCGACGGAAGCTGGAGAAGGCTCGGCCAGGCCAGTTCTCTTGA
- the GUCY2D gene encoding retinal guanylyl cyclase 1 isoform X3 has translation MTACARRAGGLPDPRLCGPARWAPALPRLPRALPRLPLLLLLLLLQPPALSAVFTVGVLGPWACDPIFSRARADLAARLAAARLNRDPDLAGGPRFEVALLPEPCRTPGSLGAVSSALTRVSGLVGPVNPAACRPAELLAEEAGIALVPWGCPGTQAAGTTAPALTPAADALYALLRAFGWARVALVTAPQDLWVEAGHSLSTALRARGLPVASVTSMEPLDLSGAREALRKVRDGPRVTGRLPCRVRGGRRVLPAAGRRPRAKPLSAAVIMVMHSVLLGGEEQRYLLEAAEELGLTDGSLVFLPFDTVHYALSPGPEALAALANSSQLRRAHDAVLTLTRHCPSEGSVLDSLRRAQERRELPSDLNLQQVSPLFGTIYDAVFLLARGVAEARAAAGGRWVSGAAVARHVWDAQVPGFCGDLGGDEEPPFVLLDTDAVGDRLFATYMLDPTRGSLLSAGTPMHFPRGGSAPGPDPSCWFDPNNICGGGLEPGLVFLGFLLVVGMGLAGAFLAHYVRHQLLHIQMVSGPNKIILTVDDITFLHPHGGTSRKVAQGSRSSLAARSMSDVRSGPSQPTDSPNVGVYEGDRVWLKKFPGDQHIAIRPATKTAFSKLQELRHENVALYLGLFLAQGAEGPAALWEGNLAVVSEHCTRGSLQDLLAQREIKLDWMFKSSLLLDLIKGIRYLHHRGVAHGRLKSRNCIVDGRFVLKITDHGHGRLLEAQKVLPEPPRAEDQLWTAPELLRDPALERRGTLAGDVFSLAIIMQEVVCRSAPYAMLELTPEEVVQRVRSPPPLCRPLVSMDQAPVECIHLMKQCWAEQPELRPSMDHTFDLFKNINKGRKTNIIDSMLRMLEQYSSNLEDLIRERTEELELEKQKTDRLLTQMLPPSVAEALKTGTPVEPEYFEQVTLYFSDIVGFTTISAMSEPIEVVDLLNDLYTLFDAIIGSHDVYKVETIGDAYMVASGLPQRNGQRHAAEIANMSLDILSAVGTFRMRHMPEVPVRIRIGLHSGPCVAGVVGLTMPRYCLFGDTVNTASRMESTGLPYRIHVNLSTVGILRALDSGYQVELRGRTELKGKGAEDTFWLVGRRGFNKPIPKPPDLQPGSSNHGISLQEIPPERRRKLEKARPGQFS, from the exons ATGACCGCCTGCGCCCGCCGAGCGGGTGGGCTTCCGGACCCCAGGCTCTGCGGCCCCGCGCGGTGGGCTCCGGCCCTGCCCCGCCTCCCCCGGGCCCTGCCCCGGCTCccgctcctgctgctcctgctcctgctgcaGCCCCCCGCCCTCTCCGCGGTGTTCACGGTGGGCGTCCTGGGCCCCTGGGCTTGCGACCCCATCTTCTCCCGGGCCCGCGCGGACCTGGCAGCCCGCCTGGCCGCCGCCCGCCTGAACCGCGACCCGGACCTGGCCGGCGGCCCCCGCTTCGAGGTCGCGCTGCTGCCCGAGCCGTGCCGGACGCCGGGCTCTCTGGGGGCCGTGTCCTCCGCGCTGACCCGCGTGTCGGGTCTCGTGGGTCCGGTGAACCCTGCGGCCTGCCGGCCGGCCGAGCTGCTCGCCGAAGAAGCCGGGATCGCGCTGGTGCCCTGGGGCTGCCCCGGGACGCAGGCGGCGGGCACCACGGCCCCTGCCTTGACCCCCGCAGCGGACGCCCTCTACGCCCTGCTTCGCGCATTCGGCTGGGCGCGCGTGGCCCTGGTCACCGCCCCCCAGGACCTGTGGGTGGAGGCGGGACACTCACTGTCCACGGCACTCAGGGCCCGGGGCCTGCCCGTCGCCTCCGTGACTTCCATGGAGCCCTTGGACCTGTCTGGAGCCCGGGAGGCCCTGAGGAAGGTTCGGGACGGGCCCAGGGTCACAGGTAGGCTCCCCTGCAGGGTGCGAGGAGGTCGGCGGGTCCTGCCGGCAGCCGGGCGGCGCCCGCGAGCCAAGCCTCTGTCCGCAGCAGTGATCATGGTGATGCACTCGGTGCTGCTGGGCGGCGAGGAGCAGCGCTACCTCCTGGAGGCCGCGGAGGAACTGGGCCTGACCGATGGCTCCCTGGTCTTCCTGCCCTTCGACACAGTCCACTACGCCTTGTCCCCAGGCCCGGAGGCCTTAGCTGCACTCGCCAACAGCTCCCAGCTTCGCAGGGCCCATGATGCCGTGCTCACTCTCACGCGCCACTGTCCCTCTGAAGGCAGCGTGTTGGACAGCCTGCGCAGGGCCCAAGAGCGCCGCGAGCTGCCCTCTGACCTCAATCTGCAGCAG GTCTCTCCACTCTTTGGCACCATCTATGACGCGGTCTTCTTGCTGGCGAGGGGCGTGGCAGAAGCGCGGGCTGCCGCGGGTGGCAGATGGGTGTCCGGAGCAGCTGTGGCCCGCCACGTCTGGGATGCGCAGGTCCCTGGCTTCTGCGGGGACCTAGGAGGAGACGAGGAGCCTCCATTCGTGCTGCTAGACACGGACGCGGTGGGAGACCGGCTTTTTGCCACATACATGCTGGATCCTACCCGGGGCTCCCTTCTCTCCGCCGGGACCCCGATGCACTTCCCGCGTGGGGGATCAGCACCCGGACCTGACCCCTCGTGCTGGTTCGATCCAAACAACATCTGCGGTGGAG GACTGGAGCCGGGCCTCGTCTTTCTTGGCTTCCTCCTGGTGGTTGGGATGGGGCTGGCTGGGGCCTTCCTGGCCCATTATGTGAG GCACCAGCTACTTCACATTCAAATGGTCTCCGGTCCCAACAAGATCATCCTGACTGTGGACGACATCACCTTTCTCCACCCACATGGGGGCACCTCTCGAAag GTGGCCCAGGGGAGTCGATCAAGTCTGGCTGCCCGCAGTATGTCAGACGTTCGCAGTGGCCCCAGCCAACCCACGGACAGCCCCAACGTTGGCGTCTATGAG GGAGACAGGGTTTGGCTGAAGAAATTCCCAGGGGATCAGCACATAGCTATCCGCCCAGCAACCAAGACGGCCTTCTCCAAG CTCCAGGAGCTCCGGCATGAGAACGTGGCCCTCTACCTGGGGCTCTTCCTGGCTCAGGGAGCAGAAGGCCCTGCAGCCCTCTGGGAGGGCAACCTGGCTGTGGTCTCAGAGCACTGCACACGGGGCTCCCTCCAGGACCTCCTCGCTCAGAGAGAAATAAAGCTGGACTGGATGTTCAAGTCTTCCCTCCTGCTGGACCTTATCAAG GGAATAAGGTATCTGCACCATCGAGGCGTAGCTCATGGGCGGCTGAAGTCACGGAACTGTATAGTGGATGGCAGATTCGTACTCAAGATCACTGACCACGGCCACGGGAGACTGCTGGAAGCACAGAAGGTGCTACCGGAGCCTCCCAGAGCAGAGG acCAGCTGTGGACAGCCCCGGAGCTGCTTAGGGACCCGGCCCTGGAGCGCCGGGGAACGCTGGCTGGTGACGTCTTTAGCTTGGCCATCATCATGCAAGAAGTGGTGTGCCGCAGTGCCCCTTACGCCATGCTGGAGCTCACTCCCGAGG AAGTGGTGCAGAGGGTGCGGAGCCCCCCTCCACTGTGTCGACCCTTGGTGTCCATGGACCAGGCACCTGTCGAGTGTATCCACCTGATGAAGCAGTGCTGGGCAGAGCAGCCGGAACTTCGGCCCTCCATGGACCACACTTTCGACCTG TTCAAGAACATCAACAAGGGTCGGAAGACGAACATCATTGACTCGATGCTTCGGATGCTGGAGCAGTACTCCAGTAACCTGGAGGATCTGATCCGGGAGCGCACAGAGGAGCTGGAGCTGGAAAAGCAGAAGACAGACCGGCTGCTTACACAGATGCTGCCTCC GTCTGTGGCTGAGGCCTTGAAGACGGGGACACCAGTGGAGCCCGAATACTTTGAGCAAGTGACACTGTACTTCAGTGACATAGTGGGCTTCACCACCATCTCTGCCATGAGTGAGCCCATTGAGGTGGTGGACCTGCTCAACGACCTCTACACGCTGTTTGATGCCATCATTGGTTCCCACGATGTCTACAAG GTGGAGACAATAGGGGACGCCTATATGGTGGCCTCGGGGCTGCCCCAGAGGAATGGGCAGCGACACGCGGCAGAGATCGCCAACATGTCGCTGGACATCCTCAGTGCTGTGGGCACTTTCCGCATGCGCCATATGCCCGAGGTTCCTGTGCGCATTCGCATAGGCCTGCACTCAG GTCCATGCGTGGCAGGCGTGGTGGGCCTCACCATGCCACGGTACTGCCTGTTTGGGGACACGGTCAACACCGCCTCACGCATGGAGTCCACCGGGCTGC CTTACCGCATCCACGTGAACTTGAGCACCGTGGGGATTCTCCGTGCTCTGGACTCGGGCTACCAGGTGGAGCTGCGAGGCCGCACGGAGCTGAAG GGCAAGGGCGCCGAGGACACTTTCTGGCTAGTGGGCAGACGCGGCTTCAACAAGCCCATCCCCAAACCGCCTGACCTGCAACCGGG GTCCAGCAACCACGGCATCAGCCTGCAGGAGATCCCACCCGAGCGGCGACGGAAGCTGGAGAAGGCTCGGCCAGGCCAGTTCTCTTGA